One window of the Pelobates fuscus isolate aPelFus1 chromosome 12, aPelFus1.pri, whole genome shotgun sequence genome contains the following:
- the CPT1A gene encoding carnitine O-palmitoyltransferase 1, liver isoform isoform X1, with product MAEAHQAVAFQFTVTPDGIDLRLSHEALRQIYLSGLHSWKKKFIRFKNGILTGVFPASPSSWFIVVVGVTSASIYSKVDPSFGLVEKINHTLSTAGYMSMTSQTQNIVSGVLFGTGLWVALFATMRYSLKTLLSYHGWMFAEHGKMPTTTRIWMGLVKLFSGRKPMLYSFQSCLPRLPVPPVKDTVKRYLDSVKPLMDEQHFNRMNGLAKDFAINLGPRLQWYLKLKSWWATNYVSDWWEEYIYLRGRGPIMVNSNYYAMDYLYVLPTRIQAARAGNAIHAILLYRRKLDREEVKPILLMGSTVPLCSAQWERMFNTSRIPGEETDTIQHMRDSKHIVVYHKGRYFKVWMYHDGRLLKPREIEQQMQRILEDKSEPQAGEEKLAALTAGDRIPWANARKTYFANGKNRQSLDSIEKSAFFVTLDDTEQGYNKEDPVTSLDNYAKSLLHGKCYDRWFDKTISFIVFKNGKMGMNCEHSWADAPILGHLWEYVMATDNFDLGYTEEGNCKGEINPSIPPPSRLQWEIPEPCQNVIEDSLTVAKALADDVDFHSFPFDVFGKGLIKKSRTSPDAFVQLALQLAHYRDKNKFCLTYEASMTRLFREGRTETVRSCTIESSDFVLAMVDPTQTAEKRIKLFKLASEKHQQMYRLAMTGSGIDRHLFCLYVVSKYLGVDSPFLKEVLSEPWRLSTSQTPQQQVHLFQLDKFPENVSSGGGFGPVADDGYGVSYIIVGENLINFHISSKFSSPETDSHRFGNNIRQAMIDIMDLFKGSTNNSNKGKK from the exons ATGGCAGAAGCTCACCAGGCTGTGGCGTTCCAGTTTACAGTAACTCCAGATGGCATCGATTTAAGATTAAGCCATGAAGCTCTCCGTCAGATCTACCTGTCCGGCCTTCACTCCTGGAAGAAGAAATTCATCCGATTTAAG AATGGAATCCTCACCGGTGTCTTCCCTGCAAGTCCTTCCAGCTGGTTCATCGTAGTTGTTGGTGTAACATCTGCCTCTATATATTCCAAAGTAGATCCATCATTTGGATTGGTTGAAAAGATAAATCATACCCTTAGCACAGC GGGGTATATGTCGATGACCAGCCAGACTCAGAATATCGTCAGCGGAGTGCTTTTTGGCACAGGCTTGTGGGTGGCACTTTTTGCAACAATGCGCTACTCGCTAAAGACGCTTCTCTCTTACCACGGCTGGATGTTTGCTGAGCACGGCAAGATGCCCACCACAACCAGGATCTGGATG GGACTGGTAAAGCTCTTCTCTGGCCGCAAGCCAATGTTGTACAGTTTTCAATCATGTCTTCCGCGTCTCCCGGTGCCACCTGTTAAAGATACTGTTAAGAGG TACCTGGACTCTGTTAAACCCCTTATGGATGAGCAGCACTTCAACAGAATGAACGGTCTTGCCAAAGATTTTGCCATTAACTTGGGACCAAGACTCCAGTGGTACTTAAAGCTGAAATCTTGGTGGGCCACCAACTAT GTTAGCGACTGGTGGGAAGAATACATCTACCTCAGAGGCCGAGGCCCAATCATGGTTAATAGTAACTATTATGCAATG GATTACCTGTATGTGTTGCCAACTCGTATCCAAGCTGCAAGAGCTGGTAATGCCATTCATGCAATCTTGCTCTACAGAAGGAAACTGGACAGAGAGGAGGTCAAACCG ATTCTACTGATGGGATCAACAGTTCCACTCTGCTCAGCTCAGTGGGAAAGAATGTTTAATACTTCGAGGATTCCAGGAGAAGAGACAG ATACAATTCAGCACATGAGAGACAGCAAACACATTGTAGTTTACCACAAGGGGCGGTACTTCAAAGTGTGGATGTATCATGATGGGAGATTACTGAAACCAAGAGAGATCGAACAGCAGATGCAACGTATTCTGGAAGACAAGTCCGAGCCACAGGCGGGGGAAGAGAAACTGGCTGCACTCACTGCTGGAGATAG AATACCCTGGGCCAATGCTAGAAAGACATACTTTGCAAATGGAAAGAACAGGCAGTCCTTGGATTCCATTGAGAAATCGGCCTTCTTTGTCACGCTGGATGACACAGAACAAGGGTACAACAAAGAGGATCCCGTCACCTCCCTTGACAACTATGCCAAGTCTCTTCTGCATGGAAAATGCTATGACAG GTGGTTTGACAAAACAATTAGTTTCATTGTGTTTAAGAATGGAAAGATGGGCATGAACTGCGAACACTCCTGGGCGGATGCCCCAATCTTAGGACATCTTTGGGAG TACGTCATGGCAACCGATAACTTTGATTTGGGATACACAGAGGAAGGAAATTGCAAGGGAGAGATTAACCCAAGCATCCCCCCTCCAAGCAGATTACAGTGGGAGATCCCAGAGCCG TGCCAAAACGTCATTGAGGATTCTTTGACTGTTGCCAAAGCTCTTGCAGACGATGTTGACTTTCACTCTTTCCCGTTTGATGTTTTTGGCAAAGGGCTCATCAAGAAATCCAGAACCAGCCCAGATGCCTTTGTGCAGCTGGCACTGCAGCTCGCTCACTACAGG gATAAAAACAAGTTTTGTTTGACCTACGAGGCTTCCATGACCCGGCTGTTCAGAGAAGGCAGGACAGAAACCGTCCGTTCCTGTACGATTGAATCCAGTGACTTTGTTTTGGCCATGGTTGACCCAACACAAACC GCCGAGAAAAGAATCAAGTTGTTCAAGCTTGCATCAGAGAAACACCAACAGATGTACCGTCTGGCCATGACTGGCTCTGGGATTGACCGCCACCTGTTCTGTTTGTACGTGGTATCCAAGTACCTGGGGGTGGACTCTCCTTTCCTGAAAGAA GTTCTGTCTGAGCCTTGGAGGCTGTCCACAAGTCAAACACCCCAGCAACAGGTACACCTCTTCCAGCTTGATAAGTTCCCAGAAAACGTCTCGAGTGGCGGTGGATTTGGACCT GTTGCAGATGATGGTTATGGAGTTTCCTATATAATCGTGGGTGAAAATCTGATCAACTTTCACATCTCAAGTAAATTCTCCAGTCCTGAAACG gatTCACATCGCTTTGGAAACAACATCAGGCAAGCGATGATCGATATCATGGATTTATTTAAGGGGAGCACCAACAACTctaataaaggaaaaaaataa
- the CPT1A gene encoding carnitine O-palmitoyltransferase 1, liver isoform isoform X2: MAEAHQAVAFQFTVTPDGIDLRLSHEALRQIYLSGLHSWKKKFIRFKNGILTGVFPASPSSWFIVVVGVTSASIYSKVDPSFGLVEKINHTLSTAGYMSMTSQTQNIVSGVLFGTGLWVALFATMRYSLKTLLSYHGWMFAEHGKMPTTTRIWMGLVKLFSGRKPMLYSFQSCLPRLPVPPVKDTVKRYLDSVKPLMDEQHFNRMNGLAKDFAINLGPRLQWYLKLKSWWATNYVSDWWEEYIYLRGRGPIMVNSNYYAMDYLYVLPTRIQAARAGNAIHAILLYRRKLDREEVKPLMINNTIPMCSAQYERMFNTSRIPGIETDTIQHMRDSKHIVVYHKGRYFKVWMYHDGRLLKPREIEQQMQRILEDKSEPQAGEEKLAALTAGDRIPWANARKTYFANGKNRQSLDSIEKSAFFVTLDDTEQGYNKEDPVTSLDNYAKSLLHGKCYDRWFDKTISFIVFKNGKMGMNCEHSWADAPILGHLWEYVMATDNFDLGYTEEGNCKGEINPSIPPPSRLQWEIPEPCQNVIEDSLTVAKALADDVDFHSFPFDVFGKGLIKKSRTSPDAFVQLALQLAHYRDKNKFCLTYEASMTRLFREGRTETVRSCTIESSDFVLAMVDPTQTAEKRIKLFKLASEKHQQMYRLAMTGSGIDRHLFCLYVVSKYLGVDSPFLKEVLSEPWRLSTSQTPQQQVHLFQLDKFPENVSSGGGFGPVADDGYGVSYIIVGENLINFHISSKFSSPETDSHRFGNNIRQAMIDIMDLFKGSTNNSNKGKK, from the exons ATGGCAGAAGCTCACCAGGCTGTGGCGTTCCAGTTTACAGTAACTCCAGATGGCATCGATTTAAGATTAAGCCATGAAGCTCTCCGTCAGATCTACCTGTCCGGCCTTCACTCCTGGAAGAAGAAATTCATCCGATTTAAG AATGGAATCCTCACCGGTGTCTTCCCTGCAAGTCCTTCCAGCTGGTTCATCGTAGTTGTTGGTGTAACATCTGCCTCTATATATTCCAAAGTAGATCCATCATTTGGATTGGTTGAAAAGATAAATCATACCCTTAGCACAGC GGGGTATATGTCGATGACCAGCCAGACTCAGAATATCGTCAGCGGAGTGCTTTTTGGCACAGGCTTGTGGGTGGCACTTTTTGCAACAATGCGCTACTCGCTAAAGACGCTTCTCTCTTACCACGGCTGGATGTTTGCTGAGCACGGCAAGATGCCCACCACAACCAGGATCTGGATG GGACTGGTAAAGCTCTTCTCTGGCCGCAAGCCAATGTTGTACAGTTTTCAATCATGTCTTCCGCGTCTCCCGGTGCCACCTGTTAAAGATACTGTTAAGAGG TACCTGGACTCTGTTAAACCCCTTATGGATGAGCAGCACTTCAACAGAATGAACGGTCTTGCCAAAGATTTTGCCATTAACTTGGGACCAAGACTCCAGTGGTACTTAAAGCTGAAATCTTGGTGGGCCACCAACTAT GTTAGCGACTGGTGGGAAGAATACATCTACCTCAGAGGCCGAGGCCCAATCATGGTTAATAGTAACTATTATGCAATG GATTACCTGTATGTGTTGCCAACTCGTATCCAAGCTGCAAGAGCTGGTAATGCCATTCATGCAATCTTGCTCTACAGAAGGAAACTGGACAGAGAGGAGGTCAAACCG CTTATGATTAATAATACCATCCCAATGTGTTCTGCCCAATATGAACGAATGTTCAATACTAGCCGTATACCTGGCATTGAGACAG ATACAATTCAGCACATGAGAGACAGCAAACACATTGTAGTTTACCACAAGGGGCGGTACTTCAAAGTGTGGATGTATCATGATGGGAGATTACTGAAACCAAGAGAGATCGAACAGCAGATGCAACGTATTCTGGAAGACAAGTCCGAGCCACAGGCGGGGGAAGAGAAACTGGCTGCACTCACTGCTGGAGATAG AATACCCTGGGCCAATGCTAGAAAGACATACTTTGCAAATGGAAAGAACAGGCAGTCCTTGGATTCCATTGAGAAATCGGCCTTCTTTGTCACGCTGGATGACACAGAACAAGGGTACAACAAAGAGGATCCCGTCACCTCCCTTGACAACTATGCCAAGTCTCTTCTGCATGGAAAATGCTATGACAG GTGGTTTGACAAAACAATTAGTTTCATTGTGTTTAAGAATGGAAAGATGGGCATGAACTGCGAACACTCCTGGGCGGATGCCCCAATCTTAGGACATCTTTGGGAG TACGTCATGGCAACCGATAACTTTGATTTGGGATACACAGAGGAAGGAAATTGCAAGGGAGAGATTAACCCAAGCATCCCCCCTCCAAGCAGATTACAGTGGGAGATCCCAGAGCCG TGCCAAAACGTCATTGAGGATTCTTTGACTGTTGCCAAAGCTCTTGCAGACGATGTTGACTTTCACTCTTTCCCGTTTGATGTTTTTGGCAAAGGGCTCATCAAGAAATCCAGAACCAGCCCAGATGCCTTTGTGCAGCTGGCACTGCAGCTCGCTCACTACAGG gATAAAAACAAGTTTTGTTTGACCTACGAGGCTTCCATGACCCGGCTGTTCAGAGAAGGCAGGACAGAAACCGTCCGTTCCTGTACGATTGAATCCAGTGACTTTGTTTTGGCCATGGTTGACCCAACACAAACC GCCGAGAAAAGAATCAAGTTGTTCAAGCTTGCATCAGAGAAACACCAACAGATGTACCGTCTGGCCATGACTGGCTCTGGGATTGACCGCCACCTGTTCTGTTTGTACGTGGTATCCAAGTACCTGGGGGTGGACTCTCCTTTCCTGAAAGAA GTTCTGTCTGAGCCTTGGAGGCTGTCCACAAGTCAAACACCCCAGCAACAGGTACACCTCTTCCAGCTTGATAAGTTCCCAGAAAACGTCTCGAGTGGCGGTGGATTTGGACCT GTTGCAGATGATGGTTATGGAGTTTCCTATATAATCGTGGGTGAAAATCTGATCAACTTTCACATCTCAAGTAAATTCTCCAGTCCTGAAACG gatTCACATCGCTTTGGAAACAACATCAGGCAAGCGATGATCGATATCATGGATTTATTTAAGGGGAGCACCAACAACTctaataaaggaaaaaaataa